The Longimicrobiaceae bacterium genome segment CCCGGAAGGTGGGCGGCTGGATCACCTGCCCCAGGGTGGCGCATCCTGGGAGGAGGGCGAAGAGCAGCAGCAGGGCGCTGCGTCGAAGTGCCGGCATGGCGAATCTCCCTGTTCCGCTCCGGGTCGCGGAGCGCGTTCTGTAAGCGTCTATGCCGCAAGCGGATGCGCCCTCCGGTACGCAACGCGTGTGCCCGGTCCCGCCGGGCCCGCCCGGTGCGCCCGGAACCCGCGCCCCCGCTGGAGAACACGCTCCGGCGGTGCCGCGGCGCGCCCGCGTGGCTTCCGCGTGCCCGCCCGGAGTGACCCATTCCGGGGACAGCGGCGGTCCCCCGCGTGCGGCGGCGCGGGAAAGCGGAGGAGCCGGCTGGAATGGATACTGCATCGGCCTGACCTTCCCCGGGGGCTGCGGACCGCAGTGCGCGGGCGTTCCCGGGCACCAGGGGACCGGATCGGGCGCCGCTCGCGGCGCGAACCCATCACTGCATCAGCGCAAGGAGGGAAGGTTGGACACTCAAACGACCGGTCAGGCGGGGAGCCGGACTCCCCCCACATCCGAGATCCTGGACGGCCTGAACGACCTCCTCCAGCTCGACCACGACGCGGTGGGCGCGTACGAGATCGCGATCGACAAGCTCCAGGACCGTGACCACGCCAGCCAGATCGCCGGCTTCAGGCGCGACCACGAGCGCCACATCACCGAGCTCAACGAGGCCATCCGGGGGCTGGGCGGCACGCCCAGGAACGAGCCGCACGCCACCGGGCCCTTCAAGCAGGCCCTGCAGAGCCTGGGCGGCCTCGCCGGAGACAAGGGGGTGCTGATCGCCTGGCGCACCAACGAGCTGCTGGTGCGCACCAAGTACGACTCGTACGCGGCGAAGGCGAACTTCTGGGGCGACAACCTGAAGCGCCTGGTGGACCGCAACGCGCTCGACGAGGAGCGTCACTACGAGTGGGTGACCCGGGCGCTCGAGGCCATGGGTGTGGGCACGGCCGAGGGGCTGGAGCAGGACGTGGCGACCCGGATGCGCGAGCGCAGCCAGGGCCCCAGCACCCTGGACACCGTGCGCGAGCGGGTGGGCGAGGTGACCGGGCGTGTCGGCGAGGTGACGGGGCAGGCGCGCGAGCGGGTCGGTGAGGTGACCGGCCAGGTGCGGGAACGGGCCGGCGCGGTCCCGGGGCAGGTGCGCGAAGGGGTGGCGGGCGGGCTGGAGTCGGCCGCAAACCGCATCTCGCACCTGGTGGACGACCAGCAGGGCGGCGGGCGCATGGCCGGCGTGGCGGGGAGCGTGGCCGGGGGGATGGAGAGCACCGCGCGCTTCGTGCGGGAGGGGAACATGCAGGAGCTGCGCAGCGACTTCGAGAACCAGGTCCGGCGCAGCCCCGTGCAGACGCTCCTGGCCGTCGCGGTGGCGGGTTTCGTGATCGGCCGGATCCTTCGCTAAAGGAGAGCGCAAATGGCTGAGATTCGCATGGATCGCGAGGGGTCCACGACGCCCCACTCGGAGCTGCACCGCCCGGAGAACGTGAGCGGCACGCACCCCGGCGACCGTCTCCCCGCGGGGCACGCGCTTCCCGGGGGTACGCCGGCGAGGACGGACCCCGGCGCGGTGGTCTCCGACGACCCGCAGGCGGTGCGCGCCGAGATCGAGCACACCCGCGAGCGCATGTCCGAGACGATCGACGAGATCGAGGGCGTCCTGGCCCGCAAGAAGGA includes the following:
- a CDS encoding ferritin-like domain-containing protein; its protein translation is MDTQTTGQAGSRTPPTSEILDGLNDLLQLDHDAVGAYEIAIDKLQDRDHASQIAGFRRDHERHITELNEAIRGLGGTPRNEPHATGPFKQALQSLGGLAGDKGVLIAWRTNELLVRTKYDSYAAKANFWGDNLKRLVDRNALDEERHYEWVTRALEAMGVGTAEGLEQDVATRMRERSQGPSTLDTVRERVGEVTGRVGEVTGQARERVGEVTGQVRERAGAVPGQVREGVAGGLESAANRISHLVDDQQGGGRMAGVAGSVAGGMESTARFVREGNMQELRSDFENQVRRSPVQTLLAVAVAGFVIGRILR